TTGTATTAAAGCAAGATAATCTTCTTAGATGCTACCAAATCTTTGTCAAGTAGTACTACAACAATTGTATGATAGAAGACTCGAAAGGTATAGTACTGATAACGATTGTTCTCAATCTCTCCATTTAGAACTTTACTTCTGTATGAAGAGTTGTCTTCCCTTTTTGTTTAACTTTAGTTATTTTTAATATTTGTGATAATTAAATTAGTTAATTCCTTATCTTTGTTCATAAAGTACGTACTTATAACCACTTGTAATACCCTATGTCCCTATCTAGCTGTGGGCTGGACTACACTTGTAAATTGTGAAGTATTGACAAGGAGGACCCAAGATctcaaaaataaagaaagaaatcaagtagaCCTTAATAACAATTATTTAGGTAAGAGAAGAAgaatatagaaaaagaaaaagaaacaaaaaaaagtacAGCAGTAGGTTAATTACTGACATTTATCCTACTCATATGGATAGAAGTATATAAACATGTAAGACTAAGTGTGAATCCCCCTTTTCAACTGATAGGTTCAAGTTTCACTTTGTTTGGTGTTGAACCATATACTCAAaacttaaataataaaaacaactaAATGGACCAACTCGAACAGTTCTGAGCAGCAGCTGAAAGCCCTTAAGCAGAAGTTTACTCAACTCATGATTCGGGATTACTAGCATAGACCTTTGGTAGGATACAGTAAATGACAGCTCCAATAATTGTTACGGATGGATCCATGGATATGGCTAGATACTGCTGGATATTCAGAATTTGATCAAGCAAACTGCCTAGTTTTAACCGCTTTCCAGTTCTTTAGCAATAAGTTCTTTTTCTGTTGGTTCACCCTCTTGTCTTCTTCCCATGTGGTGTTCTCAATTCTGTATTTTTACATCCTAACTTACTAAGGTTTTTAAGACAAATATGCCTTCATATTCACAGTTGATAAAACCAAATAATTCCGACGACCTACATGACAAGTTTATGTCTTTCATTAGATTTAGTTTACAAACTAAAATATTTACACTATTATATCACAAAAAAGTCAGTGGTAGTCTAGTAGATAAGTGTACTACACTTCTTGAAGAAACAAATAACGTCAGTCACTTCTAGTTGACTCTTAAGTCTCAACTGCATAAGGTCTCCACAATCACTGATAAAACATCAACTATGTCAAATATAACACTAAAAAAGTTTCTAAAATTAAGCAAATGTATAATTGAATAAGACATTTCAGGCGGGCATGGTATACACATTTTTTGAAGCCAGGGAGTATGCGTCATACTTCAAAAAGAGGAAATGATAAAGTTGTTACTAACTTGTATGTTCATCAAACAAATTATCATTCTCCTGAAATAAGTAATGTCAGAGGCTGGACATTGGAGTGTTGAGCTAATAGCAATTCTTTTAGCTGCTTCAGTTCTTTCACATCATTTTCTATGGTAGACAAGCGATCTTTCAAAGATTGGTTTTCCTCTCGAGTTGAACATAGCTCAGACCGTAATTCAGCCTTTGAGGAAGTGCCCCTTTTCAAGTCTTTCGCCTTTACTCCACCCCCAAATCCAAATACATGGCTGCGAATTTGAGGTCCAAAGCATTTTTCTACAATCTCTATACTAGGAAGAAACGGTTCGGACTGCACCAATTCTTGGATTTGAGCCTACAAAATATATTGAGAGATTTCTGTCAGAACccataataactaaaagtaacaTGTCCAATTAACAACACGCACATGTTTTTCGATTGTTTCAGAATCAACAAGCGTGTTATTCTTCTTGCGAGTCTCAAAGAAAATAGTTGCCAAATCTGGTGGTTTGCCATCTTTTCCGCCCTTTACATcaaagtaaacatgtcaaataacGCCTCaccaatattttttttaaaaagaaaaagaactgaGATCTTATGGTGATACCTTTTGATAAATAATCTCTCTAATTGGCTTGCTACCAATATGATGAGGCATCTTCAACTTAGCTCTATTTGATGCGTTCCTATTGCTTCTCGCCTAGCATAACAACATTTAGTTTATATGTCATAAATAAATTCTTGATTAAAAGATAATAGGAGCAGTATGTCAATGAAATTGCATAACTAGGTCTTATGTCAAACCTGAAAACTTTCCGTAGAAAAATGTTTTGTTACCAACCACTCCCATTGTTTCTTGTCTATCCCCTTTGGCATATTCTTAAGAGCCTCTTGGACTGGCTTACCCTTCACATACTTTGCATGCAATTGTCCTCTCCATTTGTTCCATAATTCTTTCATCCATCCCAAGATATGATTGCGATGAATATCCATGTCATCACTCTCAAATTTATCCTACAATAAATCAAACACAGGTTGAACTCCAAATGCGATGAAATTAGAGTTGGTGTTTgtccttttctttctttaatcCTAGATCTTTAATACACTCTTCTGGGAAAACTTTTCTGCTTTTAAAATTACTTAAGAAGAAGTTACAGAAGTTCCTTGTTAACCAATGAGGTAAAAGTATTTTTGTCTGGAAAAGTACAGAGTATGTGGAAGGCCCTTTGGAGCAAAAGGAATTAGTAATTCAATGACATGACAAAAAGAAGACATTAGTAATTCTGAAATAACTTACGAAATATCTACAAAATTAAAGGACCAAAGATGCACTAATTTTAAATACTTCAATTTAGGAAATGATAATAGGAATAAACCCACACGTCTGAGTGAAGCTTCCTCAGATAAGAGACCATAGTGCTACTCAAAGAAGCCACTTGATCCATCACTCCATCCTTCTAATTACTTTCTCTCCTCttgctatttttttctttctgGCTACTTCAATCATGCTCTCCTTCTCTTGCAAAAATTAGAAATTCCAGTAACTTTTCCCGTGCATTTATTTTTCCTTATCGTTTCCCCTTTTCAGTTTTAAAAGAGCTTTGTGCCACTTAATAAAAAAGAATCTTTTTGTTTTCTATGCACAACTACAAAGCCCAGACTACAGCAAATCAAAAGCAGATATATGCTTTCTTAACACtaaatagaataaataaaaatcaCTAGCAAAACCTCTATttgcaaccaaaaaaaaaaagagaaacctTTTCAGGGTTAAGGATCTAATTAGGAGCTACAGGCTTTAGTAGAGCAAGTTAAGGCCACATTATAAATCCCAAGTAATAAATGAAaacgtattttccagatgaacTTTAGCAAATAGCCCATTGGCAAATTGGATACATTACCTTAACAGCTGCCCACATGTGATTTAACTGTTCTTCCTTAATGTCATGCCACGATGATACTCCCAACGGACACAAATTACGGTCACGAACTAATTTTCCCAAGTTCCTTGAAAACAGATTGCTATTTTTTCCAACCGTTCGATTGTTGTAAAATGTTACTTTCAGCTTCTGTCCAAATTCAAGTGAAGCAACTTCTTTGCACTTGTTCCTTCCTCGAACTTTTTTTACCTTTTCAGTATTACAAGAACCTACATCTGCATACTTTAGAAATGTCTGAACATATCgtacaaataaataaatttatggTCATATAATAGCCAAACTTCATACTTGAAATCATTTAGTAAAACTTTAGCATTAAAATTCAATTCTGCAAATTAATAACACAGTAAATTTGAAAATCATACTTGTTTCAACTGTTTGATGTATTACATACCTTGATCAGTAGATGGAGGCAATGGAATATCAATTTGCATATGCTCTTTCTCGAGTAGACGGCGGCAATGGGCTATCAATTCACAGTCCGACTGTGGCTCGCCTAAAATTTCACCATGGTGATaccaaaaagtataattttgaattattccATATACTTTCAAATGTGACTCGACTGTCTCACGTGTTCCTGAAGTTGTGTTACAACATTTGACACATGGACATCGTACTTCATACAGTTCCCCTGTTCTTCTAAAAGCATAATCCAAAAACTTTTGCACCCCGATTGAGTAGGCTTTATCAAGTCGATTATCAACAAGTTGCATCCATTCCTTACTAGGTGCCATAACCTTGAAGGATACATTAAAATGTGAGTAGAAAAAAGATGTAGGATAACAAAAGTACTACGTTGCACATAACTTTTTATGAAATCTCAAAAACACGTAAAATTATTCAAAAGATATATAAAATTCATATTCTTGAGTTTAAGACCTAAGATGCATGTAACTTTTTATGCAATCTCAAAAAGACGTATAATTATTCAAAAGGTATATATAGTTCAGAATCTTGAGTTTTAGTACAAAGGTTCCCAGTGTCAATAAGGTCAGTTTTCTTTCTTGTACAGAGTGATTCACTTACTATGAACATCCTTTCGAAAAGATAGAAAGGAAAGGGGAAAAACATCGAAATCTCTTTCTTCTCACCATTTTTTGTGGGCTTTATGCGTACTCGGAGGATTCAAGACTGATGAAGAaatatttgtagaaattaaaaacaCCGACGCTTCCTTCAAGTTTTTTGGAGTCCATTCAAGTTATGATGGTATTTTTATTGATAGAGAAGCAACAGGGACTTAACAAATGAAAAAACTAAACGACTCTTCATTCATAAACATCCGTTCGCGTGAAATAATGTaaaaaattgaaattgatttgTTAGGTAAATTGTAAACTATTATTTTCCTTCCATAAATTTAAAACTGAGTAGCTTATGAGCATCTCATTATGAGGATTGCACAACGTGTCTCCTGGTCTATATTTCAGGCTTGATAAAGTCACTATTAGAAGATATCCCGGTTAAAGAGATTTCTTCCACATATTTCAATATAGTTAGACACGTTAAGTGAAGCAGATCTGCCATATAGATTACTCCATTTTCCTTACATGAATAAATAATCCAATAAAAAACTAtccattttctcttctttttttttataacgATGGTGTGTAGACCAGCTTGTGCGTACCTCTACTATTCACCCGGTACTTGTTAACTTCCACCTGGTACAGGCAGAGGAGGAGCCAGAATTCGAAGCTTAAGGGTTCGGGATTGTAATTATTTTAAGTTActggattctaaattaataatttacacatattcaatagattttttaagacaaatataggatttgaatcaaatttactggttcggccgaacccgtaaCTTAGACATTGGCTCCGTCCCTGAGCACAGTTACTTTTTTTGCTTTCTGCTGTAACATTTTACTTTACAAGAACAAATTTCAACCCTTAGATAAGGGAACAGAACatgaaaaaatcataagaaataagGTTTTAGGGTTCACCTACAAGACACATACTGTATAAAATACATATATCACTGTAGCAAGCAATTTCACTTTGGAATTTACTGGACCAGTCTATTGCTTGAAGATTAGAGtaacacgcttaactttagtcaATAACTCAGACTATTTGGCTGGCACTTCGGACTCAGATTTACGATTTTGAGCATTCCGCAGTGCAAATGGTAAAGCTAAAAAATTCTTAACCCAGTAAAATTTATCAGATGCGTTGTAGGAACCTGCCTACTGAAAGAGTGGAGGAGTAGCAAATTATAAGATGTTC
The sequence above is drawn from the Nicotiana tabacum cultivar K326 chromosome 13, ASM71507v2, whole genome shotgun sequence genome and encodes:
- the LOC107804598 gene encoding uncharacterized protein LOC107804598 isoform X2, whose product is MGSISKSDNVFITTVYAMVAILDLNAIPRSQVMAPSKEWMQLVDNRLDKAYSIGVQKFLDYAFRRTGELYEVRCPCVKCCNTTSGTRETVESHLKVYGIIQNYTFWYHHGEILGEPQSDCELIAHCRRLLEKEHMQIDIPLPPSTDQGSCNTEKVKKVRGRNKCKEVASLEFGQKLKVTFYNNRTVGKNSNLFSRNLGKLVRDRNLCPLGVSSWHDIKEEQLNHMWAAVKDKFESDDMDIHRNHILGWMKELWNKWRGQLHAKYVKGKPVQEALKNMPKGIDKKQWEWLVTKHFSTESFQARSNRNASNRAKLKMPHHIGSKPIREIIYQKGGKDGKPPDLATIFFETRKKNNTLVDSETIEKHAQIQELVQSEPFLPSIEIVEKCFGPQIRSHVFGFGGGVKAKDLKRGTSSKAELRSELCSTREENQSLKDRLSTIENDVKELKQLKELLLAQHSNVQPLTLLISGE
- the LOC107804598 gene encoding uncharacterized protein LOC107804598 isoform X1; the protein is MGSISKSDNVFITTVYAMVAILDLNAIPRSQVMAPSKEWMQLVDNRLDKAYSIGVQKFLDYAFRRTGELYEVRCPCVKCCNTTSGTRETVESHLKVYGIIQNYTFWYHHGEILGEPQSDCELIAHCRRLLEKEHMQIDIPLPPSTDQDVGSCNTEKVKKVRGRNKCKEVASLEFGQKLKVTFYNNRTVGKNSNLFSRNLGKLVRDRNLCPLGVSSWHDIKEEQLNHMWAAVKDKFESDDMDIHRNHILGWMKELWNKWRGQLHAKYVKGKPVQEALKNMPKGIDKKQWEWLVTKHFSTESFQARSNRNASNRAKLKMPHHIGSKPIREIIYQKGGKDGKPPDLATIFFETRKKNNTLVDSETIEKHAQIQELVQSEPFLPSIEIVEKCFGPQIRSHVFGFGGGVKAKDLKRGTSSKAELRSELCSTREENQSLKDRLSTIENDVKELKQLKELLLAQHSNVQPLTLLISGE
- the LOC107804598 gene encoding uncharacterized protein LOC107804598 isoform X4, with the translated sequence MAPSKEWMQLVDNRLDKAYSIGVQKFLDYAFRRTGELYEVRCPCVKCCNTTSGTRETVESHLKVYGIIQNYTFWYHHGEILGEPQSDCELIAHCRRLLEKEHMQIDIPLPPSTDQGSCNTEKVKKVRGRNKCKEVASLEFGQKLKVTFYNNRTVGKNSNLFSRNLGKLVRDRNLCPLGVSSWHDIKEEQLNHMWAAVKDKFESDDMDIHRNHILGWMKELWNKWRGQLHAKYVKGKPVQEALKNMPKGIDKKQWEWLVTKHFSTESFQARSNRNASNRAKLKMPHHIGSKPIREIIYQKGGKDGKPPDLATIFFETRKKNNTLVDSETIEKHAQIQELVQSEPFLPSIEIVEKCFGPQIRSHVFGFGGGVKAKDLKRGTSSKAELRSELCSTREENQSLKDRLSTIENDVKELKQLKELLLAQHSNVQPLTLLISGE
- the LOC107804598 gene encoding uncharacterized protein LOC107804598 isoform X3, which codes for MAPSKEWMQLVDNRLDKAYSIGVQKFLDYAFRRTGELYEVRCPCVKCCNTTSGTRETVESHLKVYGIIQNYTFWYHHGEILGEPQSDCELIAHCRRLLEKEHMQIDIPLPPSTDQDVGSCNTEKVKKVRGRNKCKEVASLEFGQKLKVTFYNNRTVGKNSNLFSRNLGKLVRDRNLCPLGVSSWHDIKEEQLNHMWAAVKDKFESDDMDIHRNHILGWMKELWNKWRGQLHAKYVKGKPVQEALKNMPKGIDKKQWEWLVTKHFSTESFQARSNRNASNRAKLKMPHHIGSKPIREIIYQKGGKDGKPPDLATIFFETRKKNNTLVDSETIEKHAQIQELVQSEPFLPSIEIVEKCFGPQIRSHVFGFGGGVKAKDLKRGTSSKAELRSELCSTREENQSLKDRLSTIENDVKELKQLKELLLAQHSNVQPLTLLISGE